One Deltaproteobacteria bacterium DNA window includes the following coding sequences:
- the cas1 gene encoding CRISPR-associated endonuclease Cas1 — MTSTESAALAEPAGPHAKYLRRRSLEPGAPPALVPARMLNEVTYCERLMYLEWVQSEFEDNEFTVEGRAVHRRADQPRPLKKADPKRPPGPPDRAAADQGEEDEGEDEAPPPSTPPPYTARAVWLSSERLGITAKIDVVDVEGGTVVPVEYKRGKRPSVPEGAYLPERVQLCAQVLVLRDHGFRCEEGHLYFAADRQRVPIAIDEPLVEATLAAVVRARALVELGAIPPPLADSPKCNGCSLVAICLPDEVNLLRDGAREEPPAPPTFMEQLEHHDVEELGDDPWGLGPLQPAPEPREDGDRELRRLHPARDDRVPLYVKEQGAYVGLKGERLEVRRKDQRVVEARLSNTSQVCLFGNVQLTTQALRALLERGIPVSFFSLGGWFIGRAVAHDSRNVELRVAQHAAASDPALCLRLARGFVQSKILNSRTLLRRNSREPNAVALGELNQLARKALEAEELASLLGIEGTAARTYFGQFNSMLTERARVDEQLLLAGRNRRPPRDPLNAMLSYTYSLLSKDLTLAVVTAGLDPLLGFYHQPRFGRPALALDLMEEFRPLIADSVVLGAVNNEIVGRRDFVETAAGVNMSATARRDLALAYERRMDQLVTHPIFGYRISYRRVLEVQARLLGRVLTGEITEYPPFRTR; from the coding sequence ATGACCTCCACCGAGTCCGCGGCGCTGGCCGAGCCGGCCGGCCCGCACGCGAAGTACCTGCGGCGCCGCTCGCTCGAGCCCGGGGCCCCGCCCGCGCTGGTCCCGGCGCGCATGCTGAACGAGGTCACCTACTGCGAGCGGCTGATGTACCTCGAGTGGGTCCAGAGCGAGTTCGAGGACAACGAGTTCACGGTGGAGGGGCGGGCGGTGCACCGCCGGGCCGACCAGCCCCGCCCGCTGAAGAAGGCCGATCCCAAGCGCCCGCCGGGCCCGCCCGATCGGGCGGCCGCCGACCAGGGAGAGGAGGACGAGGGCGAGGACGAGGCGCCTCCGCCCTCGACGCCGCCGCCCTACACGGCGCGCGCGGTGTGGCTCTCGTCGGAGCGCCTGGGCATCACGGCCAAGATCGACGTGGTCGACGTGGAGGGCGGGACGGTGGTCCCGGTCGAGTACAAGCGCGGCAAGCGGCCCTCGGTGCCAGAGGGGGCCTACCTGCCGGAGCGGGTGCAGCTCTGCGCGCAGGTGCTCGTCCTGCGGGACCACGGCTTCCGCTGCGAGGAGGGGCACCTCTACTTTGCCGCCGATCGGCAGCGGGTCCCCATCGCGATCGACGAGCCGCTGGTGGAGGCCACGCTCGCCGCGGTGGTACGCGCCCGCGCGCTCGTCGAGCTGGGCGCGATCCCGCCACCGCTGGCCGACAGCCCGAAGTGCAACGGGTGCTCGCTGGTAGCGATCTGCCTCCCCGACGAGGTGAACCTCCTGCGGGACGGCGCGAGGGAGGAGCCCCCGGCTCCGCCGACCTTCATGGAACAGCTCGAGCACCACGACGTGGAGGAGCTCGGCGACGACCCCTGGGGCCTCGGCCCGCTGCAGCCGGCGCCCGAACCACGGGAGGACGGTGACCGCGAGCTCCGGCGGCTGCACCCCGCACGGGATGACCGCGTGCCCCTCTATGTGAAGGAGCAGGGCGCGTACGTTGGCCTGAAGGGCGAGCGGCTGGAGGTGCGGCGCAAGGATCAGCGGGTGGTCGAGGCCAGGCTCTCCAACACCTCGCAGGTGTGCCTGTTCGGCAACGTCCAGCTCACGACCCAGGCGCTGCGAGCCCTGCTCGAGCGGGGGATCCCGGTGAGCTTCTTCTCCCTGGGGGGGTGGTTCATCGGGCGCGCGGTCGCGCACGACTCCCGCAACGTGGAGCTCCGGGTGGCCCAGCACGCCGCGGCCTCCGATCCGGCCCTCTGCCTGCGGCTCGCCCGCGGCTTCGTCCAGTCGAAGATCCTCAACTCGCGCACCCTGCTCCGCCGCAACTCGCGGGAGCCGAACGCGGTGGCCCTGGGTGAGCTCAACCAGCTCGCGAGGAAGGCGCTCGAGGCCGAGGAGCTCGCGAGCCTGCTGGGGATCGAGGGCACGGCGGCGCGCACGTACTTCGGCCAGTTCAACTCGATGCTGACGGAGCGGGCCCGGGTGGACGAGCAGCTCCTGCTGGCCGGGCGCAACCGGAGGCCGCCCCGTGATCCGCTGAACGCGATGCTCTCGTACACCTACTCCCTGCTCTCGAAGGATCTGACGCTGGCGGTGGTGACCGCCGGCCTCGATCCGCTGCTCGGCTTCTATCACCAGCCGCGCTTCGGGCGGCCCGCCCTGGCCCTCGATCTGATGGAGGAGTTCCGCCCCCTGATCGCGGACTCGGTGGTCCTCGGCGCGGTGAACAACGAGATCGTCGGCCGCAGGGACTTCGTGGAGACCGCCGCCGGCGTGAACATGAGCGCCACGGCGCGGCGAGACCTCGCCCTCGCCTACGAGCGGCGCATGGACCAGCTCGTCACCCACCCCATCTTTGGCTACCGGATCAGCTACCGGCG